Proteins from a genomic interval of Myxococcales bacterium:
- a CDS encoding fumarylacetoacetate hydrolase family protein yields MPCIGLLAGLGDHVLDVSALAAAQGRHTPGDDLGWWDLDGPLGTLLATSFEAWRAASWGPFSQVEPDDILPLPTVRLLAPVARPGKLMCIGLNYRDHAAEAKMDVPRAPVMFAKFGTSVTGPESEVVIPFGCEKADYEAELAVVIGRRAKRVPPSEALHHVFGYTCFNDVSARDFQFADGQWVRAKAADTFAPMGPFVATAAEVEDPHALPIKFRLNGETMQNSNTDQLVFGIPEIIAHLSASMTLEPGDVIATGTPPGVGFARRPPVYLRPGDRMEVEIASLGILANTVTRD; encoded by the coding sequence ATGCCCTGCATCGGGCTGCTCGCCGGGCTGGGAGATCACGTTCTGGACGTGAGCGCGCTGGCGGCCGCGCAGGGGCGCCACACGCCCGGCGACGATCTGGGCTGGTGGGATCTGGACGGCCCCCTCGGCACGCTGCTCGCAACGTCTTTCGAGGCGTGGCGTGCGGCGTCGTGGGGCCCGTTCTCCCAGGTGGAGCCCGACGACATCCTGCCTCTGCCCACCGTTCGGCTGTTGGCCCCGGTGGCCCGTCCGGGCAAGCTGATGTGCATCGGGCTCAATTACCGGGATCACGCTGCCGAGGCGAAGATGGACGTGCCGCGGGCGCCTGTGATGTTCGCGAAGTTCGGAACCTCCGTCACCGGCCCTGAAAGCGAGGTCGTGATTCCTTTTGGTTGTGAGAAGGCTGACTACGAAGCTGAGCTGGCGGTCGTGATTGGCCGGCGCGCGAAGCGGGTTCCTCCCTCCGAGGCCCTTCATCACGTCTTCGGCTACACCTGCTTCAACGACGTGAGTGCCCGCGATTTTCAGTTCGCCGATGGGCAGTGGGTGAGGGCCAAAGCCGCTGACACCTTCGCCCCCATGGGCCCGTTCGTGGCCACGGCCGCCGAGGTCGAAGACCCGCACGCCCTCCCCATCAAGTTCAGACTCAATGGCGAGACCATGCAAAACTCCAACACCGACCAGCTCGTGTTCGGAATACCCGAGATCATCGCGCACTTGTCGGCAAGCATGACCCTCGAGCCGGGTGACGTCATCGCCACGGGAACACCGCCCGGGGTGGGCTTTGCGCGAAGGCCTCCCGTTTACCTTCGTCCCGGGGATCGCATGGAGGTCGAGATCGCCTCGCTGGGAATCTTGGCGAACACGGTCACGCGCGACTGA
- a CDS encoding flagellar biosynthesis protein FlhF, with protein MNAQAHKDNAQGEIRTFRATNTRAALAAIKAALGSEAVILDTREVGGMFGKREIEVTATKVSAPATPVGEAPRPTDRVGSATGWDELLRVARRLETQLDRMRETPPSTPVGEGGNPTERAAVYQRLVRRGLEEDLAFEMIRQAERLGSGARKGDYQEEIARIIRKRVACTQAPWRQPDIGTVPRPRFMALVGPTGVGKTTTIAKIAARALLDAHLKVALITVDTYRLGASEQLARYGKIMGIPTHLASTEKALEEAAENCRAFDLVLIDTAGRSDAEARRAQMRLLRAVPKVETHLVLSAATGGRELGAMAERYAECAPDALIFSKLDETDGPGSIVSAFTQLPRPVSCMTNGQRVPEDIMPASSKGIAGMVLGA; from the coding sequence GTGAACGCTCAAGCACACAAGGACAACGCACAGGGTGAGATTCGCACCTTTCGCGCGACCAACACCCGCGCGGCCCTGGCAGCGATCAAGGCAGCCCTGGGGTCGGAGGCCGTCATCCTGGACACCCGCGAGGTCGGCGGCATGTTCGGCAAGCGGGAGATCGAGGTCACGGCAACCAAGGTGAGCGCGCCCGCGACCCCGGTGGGCGAGGCCCCGCGCCCCACCGACCGCGTGGGCTCCGCCACGGGGTGGGACGAGTTGTTGCGGGTGGCGCGGCGCCTGGAAACACAGCTCGACCGCATGCGCGAGACCCCTCCCAGCACCCCTGTGGGTGAGGGCGGCAACCCCACCGAGCGGGCGGCTGTGTACCAGCGTCTCGTGAGGCGCGGCCTCGAAGAAGACCTCGCCTTCGAGATGATTCGGCAAGCGGAGCGGCTGGGTTCAGGGGCGCGAAAGGGCGACTACCAGGAGGAAATCGCGCGCATCATTCGCAAACGGGTCGCCTGCACCCAGGCCCCCTGGCGTCAACCCGACATCGGCACCGTGCCGCGGCCCCGCTTCATGGCCCTGGTGGGGCCGACGGGTGTGGGAAAGACCACCACGATCGCGAAGATCGCGGCGCGCGCCCTGCTCGACGCGCACCTCAAGGTAGCGCTGATTACCGTCGATACTTACCGTCTGGGAGCCAGCGAACAGCTGGCCAGGTACGGAAAAATCATGGGCATCCCCACCCACCTCGCTAGCACCGAAAAGGCCCTCGAAGAGGCTGCCGAGAACTGCCGCGCGTTCGATCTGGTTTTGATCGATACCGCGGGTCGCTCTGACGCGGAAGCGCGGCGCGCACAGATGCGCCTTTTACGGGCGGTGCCCAAAGTCGAAACGCACCTCGTATTGTCGGCCGCGACAGGTGGCCGTGAACTCGGAGCGATGGCCGAGCGCTATGCCGAGTGTGCGCCGGACGCGCTCATCTTCTCCAAACTGGACGAGACTGACGGTCCTGGCAGCATCGTGTCGGCGTTCACGCAGCTGCCGCGGCCGGTGAGCTGCATGACGAACGGCCAACGGGTGCCCGAGGACATCATGCCCGCCTCGTCGAAGGGCATTGCCGGCATGGTTTTGGGCGCTTGA
- a CDS encoding tetratricopeptide repeat protein, whose protein sequence is MTPKERLAPIEALAEQGRIDEALAQIEALVKELPELVDAHNDLAVLYHAKGRYEEANEAIGRALKLDPRNLGVQRNNVAIQIARGRPGEAARALEPVLVGNPRDAEALVLAGDIATVTGRLEDAVAFYQAALSVDPQLSGAVRDKLSAAQRQHASAPPRA, encoded by the coding sequence ATGACACCCAAGGAGCGATTGGCCCCGATCGAGGCGCTGGCAGAGCAGGGGCGCATCGACGAAGCGCTCGCTCAGATCGAGGCGCTCGTGAAGGAGCTTCCCGAGCTGGTCGACGCCCACAACGATTTGGCGGTGCTCTATCACGCCAAGGGGCGGTACGAAGAGGCGAACGAAGCCATTGGCCGTGCGCTGAAGTTGGACCCAAGGAATCTCGGTGTTCAGCGTAACAACGTGGCGATCCAGATCGCCCGAGGCCGGCCTGGCGAGGCCGCCCGTGCGCTCGAGCCCGTGCTCGTGGGCAACCCGCGCGACGCAGAGGCGCTCGTGTTGGCGGGCGACATCGCGACCGTTACCGGGCGGCTCGAGGACGCGGTCGCCTTTTACCAGGCCGCGCTTTCGGTAGATCCCCAGCTTTCGGGAGCTGTGCGCGACAAGCTGTCCGCAGCCCAGCGGCAGCACGCGAGCGCCCCGCCTCGCGCCTGA
- a CDS encoding 4Fe-4S binding protein yields MGRVGAARRFVARMTVKSKDPVKARKAALHPKRPGRECEAEPGAWQPVVNRNRCEGKADCAAVCPYDVFEVRAISDEEYKSLSFVARVKLRVHGKRAAYTPRADQCRACGLCVVACPEKAISLRPSN; encoded by the coding sequence GTGGGCCGCGTCGGCGCAGCCCGCCGCTTCGTGGCCCGCATGACCGTGAAGAGCAAAGATCCCGTCAAAGCTCGCAAGGCCGCCCTGCATCCGAAACGCCCTGGCCGTGAGTGTGAGGCGGAGCCGGGCGCCTGGCAGCCCGTGGTCAACCGAAACCGTTGCGAAGGGAAGGCCGACTGTGCCGCCGTTTGCCCCTACGACGTCTTCGAGGTGCGAGCGATCTCCGACGAGGAGTACAAGTCCTTGTCGTTCGTCGCGCGCGTGAAGCTGCGGGTTCACGGCAAACGCGCAGCGTATACGCCGCGGGCCGACCAATGCCGGGCCTGCGGGCTGTGCGTCGTGGCCTGTCCCGAAAAGGCCATTAGCTTGCGCCCCTCGAACTGA
- the rnc gene encoding ribonuclease III: MSDHDASAYSALEQQLQHRFRNPALCEQALTHKSWVNENQEARRAHNERLEFLGDAVLALVVSDLLMKRHPDSSEGELSKTRAAVVNEAGLTRVAEALSLGQWVFLGRGEEQAGGRSKPSILADALEALIGAVFVDAGFPAAHATVDGLFGERILEAQKVAGRDYKSRLQELSQAAMKVAPSYTVVGQSGPEHDTMFEVAVQIGGREFARASGRSKKSAQQAAAARALDILERETAGQGLASDGSVEL; encoded by the coding sequence ATGTCCGATCACGACGCGTCGGCCTATAGCGCGTTGGAGCAGCAGCTTCAGCACCGGTTCCGCAATCCGGCCCTTTGCGAGCAAGCGCTCACCCACAAATCATGGGTGAACGAGAATCAAGAGGCGCGTCGGGCGCACAACGAGCGACTGGAATTTCTGGGAGACGCCGTGTTGGCGCTGGTCGTCAGCGACCTTCTCATGAAGCGTCACCCCGATAGCTCCGAAGGTGAGTTGTCGAAGACGCGGGCCGCCGTCGTGAACGAAGCGGGACTCACCCGGGTGGCCGAGGCGCTCAGCCTGGGACAGTGGGTGTTCCTGGGGCGGGGGGAGGAGCAGGCGGGGGGCCGGTCGAAGCCCTCCATTCTCGCCGATGCGCTCGAGGCCCTGATCGGCGCCGTGTTCGTGGACGCGGGCTTTCCCGCCGCCCATGCCACGGTGGACGGCCTCTTCGGCGAGCGCATCCTCGAGGCCCAGAAGGTCGCGGGGCGAGACTACAAATCCAGGCTGCAAGAATTGTCTCAGGCGGCGATGAAGGTGGCGCCGAGCTACACGGTCGTGGGGCAGTCAGGCCCCGAGCACGACACGATGTTCGAGGTGGCCGTGCAGATCGGGGGCAGAGAGTTCGCGCGGGCCAGCGGCCGCTCGAAAAAATCCGCACAACAAGCGGCGGCAGCGCGCGCTCTCGACATCCTCGAGCGAGAGACGGCGGGGCAGGGCCTGGCCAGCGACGGCTCGGTGGAACTCTAA
- a CDS encoding glycosyltransferase family 2 protein → MSEGDVFRPEACAASSEIVEIAGESLLAYPAGRHETLRALPLAATVLLPVWNEAPVLPRALSSLAAQTWRDFAILIVDNASTDQSHAVARRFVDAHDNAVVYHRGHGTGRSSLWNVCLDLAFGAYTKLLEAPDVLAPGFMGASVEALESDRDLSLVRTGVSLLREGRRVEAPAFSASRTMTGPGALVQALTTTNLLGPPSGQLMRRHTLEVRGLRYRSDLQRGAATELGLQLLVTGDFGYVHEPLVIIDEDSPRPANQCGARVCFRDECEARLSVLRDARLPLPSRTLIRTLNHLATLFETYAGRAEEEGQDAEIERDYAAAVTELSALLQRSVHAPPTVAGARQAEVARLLAAAESSFRARHFEPAARQLRQLLAVSPCHAVALVELGRVCLACADLDGARKYFLSALALDPTIDLWPLEARAPSAAGSGPQDPFGLALR, encoded by the coding sequence ATGAGCGAAGGGGATGTCTTCCGTCCAGAGGCCTGTGCAGCCTCATCCGAGATCGTGGAGATCGCGGGCGAGAGCTTGCTTGCTTATCCCGCGGGACGCCACGAGACGTTGAGGGCCTTGCCCCTCGCCGCCACCGTCCTTTTGCCTGTGTGGAACGAGGCGCCGGTGCTCCCTCGCGCTTTGTCTTCCTTGGCCGCACAGACCTGGCGCGACTTCGCGATCCTGATCGTCGACAACGCTTCGACCGACCAAAGCCACGCCGTGGCGAGGCGTTTCGTCGACGCGCACGACAACGCGGTCGTTTATCATCGAGGCCACGGCACGGGGCGCAGCTCGCTGTGGAACGTCTGTCTGGACCTCGCGTTCGGTGCATATACGAAGCTGCTCGAGGCACCTGATGTCCTGGCGCCGGGGTTCATGGGTGCGTCCGTCGAGGCGCTCGAGAGCGATCGGGACCTCAGCCTCGTGCGCACGGGTGTGTCGCTGCTTCGGGAGGGGCGGAGGGTAGAGGCCCCCGCGTTTTCGGCTTCGCGTACGATGACGGGGCCCGGCGCGCTGGTTCAAGCGCTCACGACGACCAACCTTCTCGGACCGCCGAGTGGTCAGCTGATGCGTCGCCATACCCTGGAGGTCCGTGGGCTTCGTTACCGCAGCGACCTTCAGCGTGGCGCCGCGACGGAGCTCGGCCTGCAGCTTCTCGTCACCGGCGATTTCGGATACGTACACGAACCGCTGGTGATCATCGACGAAGACTCGCCCCGTCCAGCGAACCAGTGCGGCGCCCGGGTATGCTTTCGGGATGAATGTGAGGCCAGGCTCTCGGTGCTTCGCGACGCGCGCTTGCCACTTCCGTCGCGGACCCTCATTCGCACCTTGAATCACCTGGCGACCCTCTTCGAGACCTACGCGGGTCGGGCCGAAGAAGAAGGCCAGGATGCCGAGATCGAACGCGACTATGCCGCGGCTGTCACCGAGCTGTCGGCGCTGTTGCAGCGGTCCGTGCACGCGCCTCCCACTGTGGCCGGTGCTCGGCAAGCAGAGGTGGCTCGTTTGCTCGCCGCGGCCGAGTCCTCCTTCCGCGCCCGCCACTTCGAGCCCGCCGCGCGGCAGCTTCGGCAGCTGCTGGCGGTATCGCCCTGTCACGCCGTGGCGCTCGTCGAGCTGGGGCGGGTGTGCCTCGCCTGCGCTGACCTCGACGGAGCGCGAAAGTACTTCCTCTCGGCGCTGGCCCTGGATCCCACCATCGACCTTTGGCCGCTGGAAGCACGGGCGCCCAGCGCGGCGGGCTCGGGACCCCAGGACCCCTTCGGTTTGGCGCTGCGCTGA
- a CDS encoding MinD/ParA family protein yields MNAQGGPVDQAEGLRQLAAKGRLGRAPLRVFAVTSGKGGVGKTNCTANLAVLAAKAGKRVLVLDADLGLANVEILLGIKPKHHIGDLLYKGVSLDDVIVAGPHGIHLLPAGSGVQSLTDLADEEKMHLINSLDSLEDRFDVVFIDTGAGIGDNVMFFAGAAQESILVVSPEPTSLVDAYAAVKVLSQDAGVSRFAVLVNPVVDELAARDIFPKLTGVASRFLKAKLRLLGYVPRDENVHRAVMHQRAVVDMFPSAPSARAFASAAERLFDVEGEANLESGLKFMWQRLLRESQAVAG; encoded by the coding sequence TTGAACGCGCAAGGAGGACCCGTGGATCAAGCTGAGGGGCTCAGGCAGTTGGCAGCAAAGGGGCGCCTCGGGCGCGCGCCCCTGCGGGTGTTCGCCGTCACGAGCGGCAAGGGCGGGGTCGGAAAGACCAACTGCACGGCGAATCTTGCGGTCCTTGCGGCCAAGGCGGGAAAGCGTGTGCTCGTGCTCGACGCCGATCTCGGGCTGGCCAACGTGGAGATCCTGCTTGGCATCAAGCCCAAGCATCACATCGGCGACCTGCTCTACAAGGGCGTCTCTCTCGACGACGTGATCGTCGCCGGGCCCCACGGAATTCATCTGTTGCCGGCGGGTTCGGGGGTGCAATCGCTCACCGATCTCGCGGACGAGGAAAAGATGCACCTCATCAACAGCCTCGACTCCCTGGAGGATCGCTTCGACGTCGTGTTCATCGACACGGGCGCAGGCATCGGCGACAACGTCATGTTCTTCGCAGGTGCGGCGCAGGAGTCGATCCTCGTGGTGAGCCCCGAACCCACGTCCTTGGTGGACGCCTATGCCGCCGTGAAGGTCCTCTCGCAGGACGCGGGCGTCAGCCGGTTCGCGGTTCTGGTGAACCCCGTGGTCGACGAACTCGCCGCTCGCGACATTTTTCCTAAACTGACCGGCGTGGCTAGCCGCTTCCTGAAGGCGAAGCTGCGCCTGCTCGGCTACGTGCCACGGGACGAGAACGTGCACAGGGCGGTCATGCACCAAAGGGCCGTGGTCGACATGTTCCCTTCGGCACCGTCCGCCCGCGCCTTCGCGAGCGCGGCGGAGCGGCTCTTCGACGTGGAAGGGGAGGCGAACCTGGAAAGCGGCCTCAAGTTCATGTGGCAGCGGCTGCTGCGCGAGTCACAGGCCGTTGCCGGATGA
- a CDS encoding DUF1080 domain-containing protein, with protein sequence MTVRRLPLVLVALACVASWTARTASAAPLPPNTLSPEEKRAGFVLLFDGKTTDGWRGFNRTEMPKNGWKVVDGTLAYEPVGPDSDKPGDIVTEAEFDNFELRLEWKLSPGGNSGVKYLVNEARVSSGHNGLAFEMQILDDDKHPDAKKGIAGNRTAGALYDLIPPSKAMAKPIGEWNDARLVVKGSHVEHWLNGHKVVEYDRDSQMMRALINTSKYKDIEGFGTDARGRLLLQDHGDAVWYRNVRVRKLAAPRTKAAAAGPMPAKTSNRD encoded by the coding sequence ATGACCGTTCGTCGCCTGCCCCTCGTGTTGGTGGCCCTCGCTTGTGTGGCCTCGTGGACTGCGCGCACCGCCAGCGCGGCCCCTCTGCCTCCCAACACGTTGAGTCCCGAGGAAAAACGAGCAGGCTTCGTCCTGCTCTTCGACGGCAAGACCACGGACGGGTGGCGAGGTTTCAACCGGACGGAGATGCCGAAGAACGGCTGGAAGGTGGTTGACGGCACACTTGCCTACGAGCCCGTTGGCCCCGACAGCGACAAGCCGGGAGACATCGTGACCGAGGCCGAGTTCGACAACTTCGAGCTCCGCCTCGAGTGGAAGCTGAGCCCGGGAGGCAACAGCGGGGTCAAGTACCTGGTCAACGAAGCCCGCGTGTCGTCAGGCCACAACGGACTCGCCTTCGAGATGCAGATACTCGACGACGACAAGCATCCCGACGCGAAGAAGGGCATTGCCGGCAACCGTACCGCGGGCGCGCTCTACGACCTCATCCCGCCGAGCAAAGCCATGGCCAAGCCCATAGGGGAGTGGAACGACGCGCGCTTGGTGGTCAAGGGCAGCCACGTGGAGCACTGGCTCAATGGGCACAAGGTCGTGGAGTACGATCGCGACAGCCAAATGATGCGCGCGCTGATCAACACCAGCAAGTACAAGGACATCGAGGGCTTCGGCACTGACGCCCGCGGGCGCTTGCTGCTGCAGGACCACGGAGACGCCGTTTGGTACCGGAACGTACGTGTGCGTAAGCTCGCGGCTCCCCGTACGAAAGCGGCGGCAGCTGGACCGATGCCGGCGAAGACATCGAACCGGGATTGA
- a CDS encoding GGDEF domain-containing protein, with product MLNPVLQDRLERCRTLPALPAVALHVVRLCERSNFDMHDMVRAVSSDPVLASKVLRLVNSASFGIRREVTSIQQALMFLGAKSVRNVALSFALVKDVRDAEKPGFDYTSYWKRSLVSAVAARELAKVLRITRVEEPFLAALTQDIGMLALAQVEPTYGEFLASHSGPHDALLEKEKAQYGDNHATVSRWLLRRWRLPEDIQAMAAQTHPLEAPRPRKGEEKLARVMSLSGPTADVWLSSDAALAARALAGLVNEILSMDAHGLEEVFANMAEALQEAASLFDVAVGSKDQIAATLERIKVGLGPGEIDTFDPVAAAHKASESARDPDDPLGDELRMHVLNHFEEPRLEQALGLLCDEASRAGKPLSVAVVDIDGFVRVNTQLGRAVGDRLLKVLGHWFKMRLRGRDVAARFEGAAFVLFLVETPLAGADLVAERLRRQIGETAFEVGVGRAVTITATFGCAACAPDTNTPRTLLAKAGQALRVAKGERRVRVSSIPGAPRRSFV from the coding sequence GTGCTGAATCCGGTCCTTCAAGATAGACTCGAGAGGTGTCGCACCCTACCGGCACTTCCGGCTGTCGCGCTGCACGTCGTGCGGCTGTGTGAGCGCTCGAACTTCGACATGCACGATATGGTCCGGGCGGTCAGCAGCGACCCCGTGCTGGCCTCCAAGGTGCTGCGGCTCGTCAACTCGGCGTCGTTCGGCATCCGGCGGGAGGTCACGTCGATTCAGCAGGCCCTCATGTTTCTGGGTGCGAAGTCGGTGCGGAACGTGGCCCTTTCGTTCGCGCTGGTCAAGGACGTGCGCGACGCCGAAAAGCCAGGCTTCGACTACACCAGCTACTGGAAGCGCTCTTTGGTGTCTGCCGTTGCCGCTCGCGAGCTGGCCAAGGTGCTGAGGATCACGAGGGTCGAAGAGCCCTTTTTGGCGGCCCTGACCCAGGACATCGGCATGTTGGCGCTGGCCCAGGTCGAGCCCACCTACGGCGAGTTCCTGGCTTCGCACAGCGGGCCTCACGACGCCCTGCTCGAAAAGGAGAAGGCGCAGTACGGCGACAACCACGCGACCGTATCGCGTTGGCTGCTACGCCGTTGGCGCTTGCCAGAAGACATCCAGGCGATGGCCGCGCAAACGCATCCGCTCGAAGCTCCGCGCCCACGCAAGGGCGAGGAGAAGCTCGCGCGGGTGATGTCCTTGAGCGGACCCACGGCCGACGTGTGGCTCTCGAGTGACGCGGCTCTTGCAGCCCGGGCGCTGGCTGGTCTGGTGAACGAGATCTTGAGCATGGACGCCCATGGCCTCGAGGAGGTGTTCGCGAACATGGCCGAAGCGCTGCAAGAGGCCGCTTCGCTGTTCGATGTCGCCGTGGGCAGCAAAGACCAGATCGCAGCCACACTCGAACGGATCAAGGTGGGATTGGGCCCGGGGGAGATTGATACCTTCGACCCCGTTGCGGCCGCGCACAAGGCGTCGGAGTCCGCGCGAGATCCCGACGATCCTCTCGGAGACGAGCTGCGCATGCACGTCCTCAATCACTTCGAGGAGCCCCGCTTGGAACAGGCGTTGGGCTTGCTTTGCGACGAAGCGTCCCGCGCAGGCAAACCCTTGAGTGTGGCCGTGGTCGACATTGACGGGTTCGTGCGGGTGAACACCCAACTGGGGCGGGCAGTCGGAGACAGGCTGTTGAAGGTGTTGGGTCACTGGTTCAAGATGCGGCTGCGGGGACGCGACGTCGCCGCACGTTTCGAGGGGGCTGCGTTCGTTCTCTTTCTCGTCGAGACGCCGCTGGCAGGGGCCGATCTCGTGGCCGAGCGTTTGCGCCGCCAGATCGGCGAGACAGCCTTCGAGGTCGGCGTCGGACGGGCCGTGACCATCACCGCAACCTTCGGCTGCGCCGCCTGCGCGCCCGACACGAATACCCCTCGTACTTTGTTGGCGAAGGCCGGACAGGCGCTTCGGGTGGCCAAGGGCGAGCGAAGGGTTCGGGTGTCGTCGATTCCTGGTGCCCCTCGCCGATCCTTCGTTTGA
- a CDS encoding sigma-70 family RNA polymerase sigma factor, with the protein MHRALATYAANREGSADDLLKRYGTLIDRIARRICFRTGLHSVYDDLWSAGAVGLIEAKSRFEADKGASFETFAGHRIRGAMLDELRKLDHLPRRLRARTDEVEKTRKSLSEEFGREATQEEVAASLEMDLEDLGGLEALRSPQVPLESVLATLTFESGVDDDLDRGKLLARLARAVEALPERLQILVSLHYVEGLSYREIAHIFDVSEPRVCQLHADAMRRLRETLRPDDGS; encoded by the coding sequence ATGCACAGGGCCTTGGCCACATATGCGGCGAACCGCGAGGGCAGCGCCGACGACCTGCTCAAGCGCTACGGCACCTTGATCGATCGCATTGCGAGGCGCATTTGCTTCCGCACCGGCCTGCATAGCGTCTACGACGATCTCTGGTCGGCGGGTGCCGTGGGTCTCATCGAGGCAAAGTCTCGCTTCGAGGCAGACAAAGGGGCCTCGTTCGAGACCTTCGCCGGTCATCGTATCCGGGGCGCCATGCTCGACGAACTCCGCAAGCTCGACCACCTGCCACGCCGACTTCGGGCGCGCACGGACGAGGTCGAAAAGACGCGTAAATCGTTGTCCGAGGAGTTCGGCCGTGAAGCCACACAGGAGGAAGTGGCTGCGTCGCTCGAGATGGACCTCGAAGACCTTGGGGGGCTCGAGGCGTTGCGTTCGCCGCAGGTGCCGCTCGAGAGCGTTTTGGCCACGTTAACCTTCGAAAGCGGCGTGGATGACGATCTCGACAGGGGCAAGCTTTTGGCGCGCCTCGCCCGGGCGGTGGAAGCTCTGCCCGAACGGCTCCAGATCCTGGTCTCCCTGCACTATGTCGAGGGGCTCTCCTACCGCGAGATCGCGCACATCTTCGACGTGAGCGAGCCGCGGGTCTGCCAATTGCACGCCGACGCCATGAGGCGCCTACGGGAAACTCTGCGACCCGACGATGGTTCGTGA
- a CDS encoding protein kinase has product MTSMANAGTNEGAPAQRGTVVAGRFALEEALAGAPGLGIYRARDAQTNTLCTLVLTSLERLGMRTSVLTADLDRVSRVPHKNLARLHAFGEDAGWFYVASEHPDGHPLRRAIAAHLQQGQPVGAQTAFTVLGHLAHGLAGAYAAVAHGALAPDTVTVGRDGRVVIEHLGLFQALPEIAWVGLAAESPSPYVAPELARGGPPTAAADVYSMGAMLYEMLTGAPPATPLRMPSHVVPGLPALVDAVVAKALASSPMGRQGSPQMLVNELGAALGFASGGSPVAPAERAPAALALPRVTGRTFNVAEAAGLDVDAERWLVQKGRLDFGPFTMNQLRAELAKGAFGPNDLLTDTESGEQVRIQEHPQLGDFARQAQRSLEHARRAEADQSLAHQEKNKSRATLVVVGAAAAVVLAGLAFYVVNRQNQQEGTLASRAEEEDINAFLKNVKIEFTQPQRARSARRAGGGAGRAGDEFNSGMVLGDASKGGGDAVLDDGTIQKVMMGNYRKLVPCIMEARRSSPGLSSIDLEFVVRGSGDVSAVKVNGEQKGALPSCVLGRMKTFGFPKFDGAKTIASWSMALR; this is encoded by the coding sequence ATGACGTCGATGGCCAACGCAGGAACGAATGAGGGTGCCCCGGCCCAGCGGGGAACCGTGGTCGCCGGACGCTTCGCCCTCGAAGAGGCTTTGGCGGGCGCCCCCGGGCTCGGCATTTACCGAGCCCGCGACGCGCAGACGAATACGCTGTGTACGTTGGTTTTGACCTCGCTTGAACGCTTGGGCATGCGCACCTCGGTGCTGACGGCGGATCTCGACCGGGTCTCGCGGGTGCCTCACAAGAACCTGGCACGCCTGCACGCCTTCGGTGAAGACGCGGGTTGGTTCTACGTGGCCAGCGAGCACCCGGACGGCCATCCCCTACGCCGTGCCATCGCCGCTCACCTGCAACAGGGGCAACCGGTGGGGGCCCAAACCGCGTTCACCGTGCTGGGCCACCTGGCGCACGGGCTCGCTGGTGCGTACGCAGCCGTGGCCCACGGCGCGCTTGCTCCCGATACGGTGACCGTGGGACGGGATGGCCGTGTGGTCATCGAGCATCTGGGTTTGTTCCAGGCGTTGCCGGAGATCGCCTGGGTGGGCCTGGCCGCGGAAAGTCCAAGCCCCTACGTGGCGCCCGAGCTGGCGCGCGGGGGCCCACCCACCGCGGCTGCCGACGTCTACTCGATGGGCGCCATGCTCTACGAAATGCTGACGGGGGCCCCACCTGCCACGCCCTTACGGATGCCTTCCCACGTGGTCCCGGGCCTGCCCGCGCTGGTCGACGCCGTCGTGGCCAAGGCGCTCGCGTCCAGTCCCATGGGGCGGCAGGGCTCACCTCAGATGTTGGTCAACGAGTTGGGTGCGGCCCTGGGCTTTGCCTCGGGCGGCTCGCCGGTCGCCCCTGCTGAACGCGCACCCGCGGCCCTGGCCTTGCCCCGGGTGACGGGCCGGACCTTCAACGTGGCAGAAGCGGCGGGCCTCGATGTGGATGCGGAGCGCTGGCTCGTCCAAAAGGGCAGGCTCGATTTTGGTCCGTTCACGATGAACCAGCTTCGGGCCGAACTGGCCAAGGGCGCGTTCGGACCGAACGACCTACTCACCGACACGGAAAGTGGCGAGCAGGTCCGGATCCAAGAACACCCCCAGCTCGGAGATTTCGCGCGGCAAGCACAACGTTCGCTAGAACACGCGCGCCGCGCGGAAGCGGATCAATCGCTCGCGCATCAAGAGAAAAACAAATCCCGCGCCACTTTGGTGGTGGTCGGCGCCGCCGCCGCCGTGGTTCTTGCGGGGCTGGCGTTTTACGTGGTGAACCGTCAAAACCAGCAAGAAGGCACCCTCGCCAGCCGCGCGGAAGAGGAAGACATCAACGCCTTCCTGAAAAACGTGAAGATCGAGTTCACCCAGCCGCAGCGCGCTCGGTCGGCACGGCGAGCGGGAGGAGGGGCCGGCAGGGCGGGCGACGAGTTCAACAGCGGCATGGTGCTGGGGGACGCGAGTAAGGGCGGCGGCGACGCGGTCTTGGACGATGGCACCATCCAGAAGGTCATGATGGGCAATTACCGAAAGCTCGTGCCTTGCATCATGGAGGCCCGGCGCTCGAGCCCGGGCCTGTCGAGCATCGACCTCGAGTTCGTGGTGAGAGGCTCGGGCGATGTGTCGGCCGTCAAAGTGAACGGGGAACAGAAGGGTGCGCTGCCCAGCTGCGTGTTGGGCCGCATGAAGACCTTCGGCTTTCCGAAGTTTGACGGCGCCAAGACGATCGCCAGCTGGTCGATGGCGCTACGCTGA